A window of Nitrospirota bacterium contains these coding sequences:
- a CDS encoding DUF86 domain-containing protein, producing the protein MIRKISLYLRDILQNMRDVEEFIQGLSQEQFETDKKTLNAVLRSIEVIGEAAKNVPDDIRLCYPAVPWKEMDGMRDKLIHDYLGVDTGTVWLVAKDRVPVIRPVIEQALQEVEQQEDESSSS; encoded by the coding sequence GTGATCCGTAAGATCTCACTCTACTTACGTGACATTCTCCAGAACATGCGGGATGTTGAAGAGTTCATCCAAGGTCTTTCGCAGGAGCAATTCGAGACTGATAAAAAGACCCTGAATGCAGTCCTGCGCTCGATTGAGGTGATAGGCGAAGCAGCCAAAAATGTTCCAGACGATATCCGTTTGTGTTACCCTGCTGTTCCATGGAAGGAGATGGATGGTATGCGAGACAAGTTGATCCATGACTACCTTGGCGTTGATACAGGAACAGTGTGGCTTGTGGCCAAAGACCGAGTTCCAGTAATCAGACCAGTCATAGAACAGGCCCTCCAGGAAGTGGAACAACAAGAGGACGAATCTTCTTCCTCTTAA
- a CDS encoding S8 family serine peptidase produces MKLRKHNIFPFSANIIILLVLFSLIRVNTIEAEIIKDGSQKLLGAASEELWVPITSLEIINEGILHLQYLDQYFPTASGHGDREKPEVAAPGEEITTSYPYGFYTNSGTSFSAPHVAGGAALIMQRDLTLFYWPEAIKAILMASAVHNIEGASLLSEFDGAGGISLDLADHITLRGPYGWRISNVPPQPGYFFDSNGNHNFNFEATAGQVVRAVIVWAATPTYAYYNNQPGVDLDMYVYRPSGAEVARSVSWDNTYEIVEFTAPETGLYRLRVYKRRFNDSYTFIGVAWSGCTSVCW; encoded by the coding sequence ATGAAACTTAGAAAGCATAACATTTTCCCCTTTTCGGCAAATATCATAATCTTGCTGGTTCTGTTCAGTTTGATCAGGGTTAATACCATTGAGGCTGAAATTATAAAAGACGGCTCTCAGAAACTCCTGGGGGCGGCATCAGAAGAACTGTGGGTTCCAATTACTTCTCTGGAGATCATCAACGAAGGCATTCTTCACCTGCAATATTTGGATCAATATTTTCCTACGGCATCAGGCCATGGGGACAGGGAGAAGCCTGAGGTTGCCGCCCCCGGAGAGGAGATTACTACAAGCTATCCCTATGGGTTCTATACGAATAGCGGAACCAGTTTTTCTGCTCCTCATGTGGCAGGAGGAGCAGCCCTGATCATGCAGCGTGATCTCACCCTTTTCTACTGGCCTGAGGCTATCAAGGCCATTCTCATGGCCTCAGCAGTACATAATATAGAAGGCGCCTCGCTTCTAAGTGAATTTGACGGGGCTGGCGGAATCTCACTTGACCTCGCTGACCATATAACCTTGAGAGGACCCTATGGATGGAGAATTTCAAATGTTCCACCGCAACCAGGATATTTCTTTGATAGTAACGGAAACCACAACTTCAACTTTGAGGCCACCGCTGGCCAAGTTGTACGTGCTGTCATTGTCTGGGCCGCAACCCCCACGTATGCTTATTACAATAACCAACCTGGTGTAGACTTGGATATGTATGTTTATAGACCGAGTGGTGCAGAGGTTGCCCGATCTGTAAGTTGGGATAATACCTATGAAATCGTTGAGTTTACGGCCCCCGAGACCGGTCTTTACCGTTTGCGTGTTTATAAACGTCGCTTCAATGATTCTTATACCTTCATTGGAGTTGCATGGTCTGGCTGTACTTCTGTTTGCTGGTGA
- a CDS encoding nucleotidyltransferase family protein: MKTLSEIRKILREHRDLLAEQYGVAIVGIFGSRVRGDAGRDSDLDLLVEILRPISLLELVGAEQYLSEILEVKVDLVPKRSVRQELREIIFREAIVP; encoded by the coding sequence ATGAAAACACTGTCTGAAATAAGGAAGATTCTCAGAGAACATCGTGACCTCCTGGCAGAACAATACGGCGTAGCCATAGTTGGAATATTTGGGTCGCGAGTCCGGGGAGATGCAGGAAGAGATAGTGATTTGGACCTGCTGGTTGAAATCCTGCGCCCCATTAGTCTTCTGGAACTGGTCGGAGCGGAACAGTATCTGAGCGAGATACTGGAGGTCAAAGTTGACCTTGTGCCAAAGCGCAGTGTCCGCCAGGAACTAAGAGAGATCATATTCAGGGAGGCAATTGTTCCGTGA
- a CDS encoding dienelactone hydrolase family protein, with amino-acid sequence MKYLLLIITLIAGLSSVLNANAAVVSEVVEYKQGDTVLEGYLSYDDAISGKRPGILIVPEWKGIGPYAERRTKELAKLGYIAFAADIYGKGVRPQTGDEASKIAAIYKSDRKLMRARVTSGLDVLKNHKLTDTKRIAAIGYCFGGTTVLELARSSADIAGVVSFHGGLDTPTPEDAKQIKARVLALHGGDDPFVTAEHIAAFEDEMKKGGVDWQLHVYGGAVHSFTVTDAGNDPSKGAAYNERADKRSWEDMKVFFAEIFR; translated from the coding sequence ATGAAATATCTGTTATTAATCATTACATTGATTGCAGGATTATCCTCTGTTTTAAATGCCAATGCGGCAGTGGTGTCAGAGGTGGTGGAATACAAGCAGGGCGACACGGTGCTGGAAGGTTATCTTTCCTACGACGACGCCATCAGCGGCAAAAGACCGGGCATACTCATCGTCCCCGAATGGAAAGGGATAGGGCCTTATGCGGAACGGCGTACCAAAGAACTGGCAAAGCTGGGCTACATAGCATTTGCCGCGGATATATACGGCAAGGGTGTAAGACCTCAGACAGGCGATGAAGCATCTAAGATAGCAGCCATTTACAAGAGTGATAGAAAACTGATGCGTGCCAGGGTAACATCAGGCCTGGATGTTTTAAAGAATCACAAACTGACTGACACGAAACGTATCGCAGCAATAGGTTACTGTTTTGGCGGGACAACGGTGCTTGAACTGGCCAGAAGCAGTGCGGATATCGCAGGTGTAGTTAGCTTCCATGGCGGCCTTGATACGCCAACTCCGGAAGATGCAAAACAGATTAAAGCCAGGGTACTTGCCTTGCATGGAGGGGACGACCCATTTGTAACGGCGGAACACATCGCCGCCTTCGAAGATGAGATGAAGAAGGGAGGCGTTGACTGGCAGTTACATGTCTATGGCGGGGCAGTGCACAGCTTTACAGTCACCGACGCCGGCAATGACCCATCCAAAGGGGCAGCCTACAACGAGCGTGCAGACAAACGATCATGGGAAGACATGAAAGTCTTCTTTGCAGAGATCTTCCGGTGA